In the genome of Thermoproteus tenax Kra 1, the window CCGTATGCCGTTCGGCCTCGCGCCGGGAATGGGCGAGAACGCCTTTATAGGCTATACTATAATTCCTGCGTTCCTCTCAGTCTTGTTGCACCAGAAGCTTGTGCCGATAGCCGATGCGCCATTATTCGCAATATATCTGGCGTTGGTCTCAGTGTTCTTTAACGGCATCCTCTTCTTAATATTCTCAATAGGGGGTATTCGTGAGTTCATAATAAACTCTGTGCCTGAGTCCATCAAGTTGGGCATCTCCATAGGGATCGGCCTATTTATCTCCCTCATAGGTCTAGCAAATATAGGTCTAGTGACCGCCGGCCAGGGAACTCCCATAACTATCAACTGGCAGGCATTCACGTCGGCGACGCTCTATCTGGGCATCGCCAGTGCCATCATCGCGGGCGCCCTCTTGGCGTTTAGAGTGCCCGGCGCATTCCTCATAGCGATTATTGCGACGACCCTAGCCGGCCTCCCGCTGGGCCTCGTCTCTCCGCCGCCCTATACTCCAACATACAATCTGACTACTTCTATATTGAACAACTTGCCCGGCTCCTTCTATCTCTACTTTGCGCTCTTCGGGATAGGCTTCCCCATAGCGTTTTCGTTGTTCCTAGTGGACTTCTTCGACGGTTTAGGCACTATAACAGGCTTGGCCATGAAGGCGGGGCTTGTGAGGAACGGCAAGATTGTCAACCTCAACAGAGCGTTGATCTCAGACTCTCTGGCCTCAATATTTGCGCCGTTCTTCGGCACATCGACTACAGTTGTCTATATTGAGAGCGCCACCGGCATAGAGCAGGGTGGGAGAACCGGCTTGACGGCGCTTGTAATATCTCTGCTCTTCTTCTCCTCCATAGCGCTGGCGCCGTTATTCGCGGCCGTGCCCGCCTACGCCACAGGCGGCGTGTTAACCCTCGTAGGCCTCCTCTTCTTGGGCATGGCCGGCAGACTGGTCGCCATTGACGACTACACTGAGACTATACCTGCCTTTATGGCCATAATGGGCATACCCTTCACGTTCAGCATCACTGCCGGCATAGGGCTCGGCTTTATATTCTATGTATTATTGAAGGCCGCCACCGGGAGGTTCAGAGATCTAAAGCCGGGCATTGTTCTCATCGCTATTCTGTTCGCAATATACTTCGGGCTTACTACATATTTTGAGACGACGGGCTACTAGCGCTTTAAAAGATCCCCCTTTTGAGCTACGTGCCCCAGAGGCCGTTGGGGGTTATACTCGCCGGCGGGAGGGGGTCTCGCTTCGGAGATCCTCAGAAGTGCCTCAGGCCGGTCTGTGGAGTCCCCATGATTATGAGAGTGGTCGCCTCGTTACAGCCCTATGTCTCACGGCTCGTGGTGGCTACGACGCGCGGCCACGCCGCAGTGGCGTGGCTCGCACGCACTTGGGACATGGAGGTGATCTACACTGAGGGCGGGGGATACGAGCGCGATATATCGGCGCTCCTCAAGTTGGCCCCCGTCGTGATAGCCTCGTGCGATCTGCCCTTCCTAGAGCCCCACCATGTGGCCGAATTGATCGAGAACGATGTTTTCACAAGCGCAGTCAAGGACGGAGAATACATAGGGCTTACCTGGGCTCCCAACGGCGATCTCAGTAAGTGGACCAATATGGATCTGGACGTCGAGGATGTGGACGACCGGCGTAAGTGGCTCCAGTTGAGCTCATCGTGCCAGAAGCCGACGTATCCCATAGTCGTAGATCCGCGCACTCTTCTGCCCCATGAGGACGTCGAGGGGTTGTTGGAGATATCGTGGGCCGTGCGCCCCGTGGTAGTCGACGTTTGGACTTGCACTGTGCTTGACGGACACCACAGACTGGCCTCCCTCGCCGCCAGAGGGCTACCTGTCCCAGTCGTGCCCATGGACTACGCAAGCCTAGATGTGTTCACGCCTGACGGCCTATATTTCGACAAACTTGCGGTGATCTCATCGGCTTCGCGCGGAGAGAGACTGGGCCGTAGAGTCACCAGACACTTCTACGGCGGAAAACACGTCTCAAGCCTAAACCATGTGGAAATGAGCCTGGGGGAACTCGCCAATATTGCGCCGCTTAGGTGCGAGCCTCTATAGATATAACTGGGACAGCTTCCGAGCTTGTGTTGTTAGCATACACCGGCGATGGAAAGGGGAAGACCACGGCGGCCTTGGGCGTCTTGCTCAGGGCTTGGGGACACGGCATGAGGACGTTGGCGGTCTTCTTGATGAAGACGCCTAGATATATGAACGACTACGTGGGCGAATATAAAGCGCTGAAGAGGTTGGGCATCGACGCGCTCTATCTAGAGGA includes:
- a CDS encoding GTP--adenosylcobinamide-phosphateguanylyltransferase, with protein sequence MPQRPLGVILAGGRGSRFGDPQKCLRPVCGVPMIMRVVASLQPYVSRLVVATTRGHAAVAWLARTWDMEVIYTEGGGYERDISALLKLAPVVIASCDLPFLEPHHVAELIENDVFTSAVKDGEYIGLTWAPNGDLSKWTNMDLDVEDVDDRRKWLQLSSSCQKPTYPIVVDPRTLLPHEDVEGLLEISWAVRPVVVDVWTCTVLDGHHRLASLAARGLPVPVVPMDYASLDVFTPDGLYFDKLAVISSASRGERLGRRVTRHFYGGKHVSSLNHVEMSLGELANIAPLRCEPL
- a CDS encoding NCS2 family permease, which produces MNLDKFFGISERGSTVGREVLAGLTTFLAMSYILFVNPAILTGGFQVALQAAFHMSAQQVQQTYGPLLSSVQLSFTIATALAAGFATLVMALYARMPFGLAPGMGENAFIGYTIIPAFLSVLLHQKLVPIADAPLFAIYLALVSVFFNGILFLIFSIGGIREFIINSVPESIKLGISIGIGLFISLIGLANIGLVTAGQGTPITINWQAFTSATLYLGIASAIIAGALLAFRVPGAFLIAIIATTLAGLPLGLVSPPPYTPTYNLTTSILNNLPGSFYLYFALFGIGFPIAFSLFLVDFFDGLGTITGLAMKAGLVRNGKIVNLNRALISDSLASIFAPFFGTSTTVVYIESATGIEQGGRTGLTALVISLLFFSSIALAPLFAAVPAYATGGVLTLVGLLFLGMAGRLVAIDDYTETIPAFMAIMGIPFTFSITAGIGLGFIFYVLLKAATGRFRDLKPGIVLIAILFAIYFGLTTYFETTGY